In Labrus bergylta chromosome 11, fLabBer1.1, whole genome shotgun sequence, one genomic interval encodes:
- the fxyd6 gene encoding FXYD domain-containing ion transport regulator 6 — METILLFLSSLLVCVAAVTNQSAQDETQKDENPFIYDYESLRIGGLALAVVLFTLGILLILSRRCRCSINKKPSAPGDEEQQEENLIVSKVAAAAKETPAEN; from the exons ATGGAAACTATTttgctcttcctctcttctctcctggtGTGTGTGGCTG CTGTAACAAACCAGAGTGCACAGG ATGAAACGCAAAAAGATGAAAACCCGTTTATATATG ATTACGAGAGCCTGAGGATCGGGGGATTGGCGTTGGCTGTGGTTCTGTTCACCCTGGGTATTCTCCTCATCCTCA gtCGACGATGCCGCTGCAGCATTAACAAGAAGCCCAG TGCCCCCGGAGACGAGGAACAACAGGAGGAGAACCTGATTGTCTCAAAGG TTGCAGCCGCTGCCAAAGAGACTCCGGCAGAGAACTGA